Proteins from a single region of Phycisphaeraceae bacterium D3-23:
- the cobA gene encoding uroporphyrinogen-III C-methyltransferase: MTNPTAKSENSAQTPAPHAALSAATVVLVGAGPGDPGLMTVAGLAALRKADVLFYDALANPVLLDEAPPACEKINVGKRARKHLVKQDDTNQMMVDRARRVGAGGTVVRLKGGDPYLFGRGAEEAVFCAKHGVPVVVVPGVTAGIAAPAAAGIPVTHRKIASTVTIITGHEDPTKGATSVDYQGLARLIERGGTACFYMGVGRLQSICDELAACGLPRATPAALVQWGTLPKQRHVAGTLDNIRQRVEDAGLSSPAIIVVGEVAAIDEPGLDYFTNRPLFGQRVVVTRTRQQSSSLKRQLEDLGAEVLEAPTIRIAEPRAADARRLATSVEQIESYGWVILTSANAVDALAESIAGAGRDSRSLAGVRFACIGGATADRLHERLNIVADFVPSRAVSDSFIAEFPATHDLAGVRLLLPVADIAGPAIARRLRDAGADLDEVTAYRTLPVESLPDAVVEAFRAGDIDWVTFTSSSTATNLVALLGDDAPALSRCKLASIGPKTTMALADAGYPPTVEAQPHDVAGLIDALAGSVQ, encoded by the coding sequence ATGACGAATCCGACCGCAAAATCCGAAAATTCCGCCCAGACCCCAGCACCGCACGCCGCGCTGTCGGCCGCGACCGTCGTGCTGGTGGGGGCCGGCCCGGGCGACCCCGGGCTGATGACCGTGGCCGGGCTCGCCGCGCTCCGCAAGGCAGATGTGCTGTTCTACGACGCACTCGCGAATCCGGTCCTGCTTGATGAAGCCCCACCGGCTTGCGAGAAGATCAACGTCGGCAAGCGCGCACGAAAGCACCTGGTCAAGCAGGACGACACCAACCAGATGATGGTCGATCGCGCCCGCCGTGTCGGCGCGGGCGGCACCGTCGTCCGGCTCAAAGGTGGTGACCCGTACCTCTTTGGCCGGGGCGCAGAAGAGGCCGTGTTCTGCGCGAAGCATGGCGTCCCGGTGGTGGTCGTCCCGGGCGTGACCGCGGGCATCGCCGCGCCCGCCGCCGCGGGCATCCCCGTGACCCACCGTAAGATCGCCTCGACCGTGACGATCATCACCGGCCACGAAGACCCGACCAAGGGCGCGACCTCCGTCGACTACCAAGGCCTGGCCCGGCTCATCGAGCGCGGCGGCACCGCCTGCTTCTACATGGGGGTCGGCCGGCTGCAGTCGATCTGCGATGAACTCGCGGCGTGCGGGCTGCCACGCGCGACGCCCGCCGCGCTGGTGCAGTGGGGCACACTGCCCAAGCAGCGCCACGTCGCCGGCACGCTCGACAACATCAGGCAGCGCGTCGAAGACGCCGGCCTGTCGTCCCCCGCGATCATCGTCGTCGGCGAAGTCGCCGCGATCGACGAGCCCGGGCTCGACTACTTCACCAACCGCCCATTGTTTGGCCAGCGCGTTGTCGTGACGCGCACCCGGCAGCAGTCCTCTTCCTTGAAGCGACAGCTCGAGGACCTCGGCGCGGAAGTGCTCGAAGCGCCGACGATCCGTATTGCGGAGCCCCGCGCGGCCGACGCGCGTCGGCTTGCAACGTCGGTGGAGCAGATCGAAAGCTACGGCTGGGTGATCCTGACCAGCGCGAACGCGGTCGATGCGTTGGCGGAATCAATCGCGGGGGCGGGGCGTGACAGCCGGTCGCTGGCGGGGGTGCGTTTCGCGTGCATCGGTGGCGCGACGGCCGATCGCCTACACGAGCGATTGAACATCGTCGCCGACTTTGTCCCCAGCCGGGCCGTGTCGGACTCGTTCATCGCCGAGTTCCCTGCGACGCATGACCTGGCTGGCGTGCGTCTGCTGCTGCCGGTCGCGGATATCGCTGGGCCCGCGATCGCGCGGCGTCTGCGCGACGCCGGGGCGGACCTCGACGAAGTCACCGCCTACCGCACGCTGCCGGTGGAGTCGTTGCCCGACGCGGTGGTCGAGGCCTTCCGCGCCGGTGACATCGACTGGGTCACCTTCACCAGCTCCTCGACCGCGACGAACCTGGTCGCGCTGCTCGGCGACGACGCCCCGGCCTTGTCACGGTGCAAGCTCGCCTCGATCGGCCCCAAGACGACGATGGCGCTGGCCGACGCGGGCTATCCGCCGACCGTCGAGGCCCAGCCCCACGATGTGGCCGGGTTGATCGACGCGTTGGCCGGCAGCGTGCAGTAA
- a CDS encoding proton-conducting transporter membrane subunit produces the protein MASQWIVLLAVLAPAAVGLVTLFLPRRWIEPRTLLATLGPAIAFALLVGVALDNRDALQAQHDYAAAQSHAHDEHTGEHPAKPQAAEHGAHHDDDHADAEPGAAASEEAPGTHAHPPAPPTTGEIKWMPSLHINIAFLTDGLGLFFGLLVSGIGTLIMLYARGYFGRAGPTSADDLYRFYPTLGFFTTAMLGVVLADFTILTLLFWEMTSISSFLLIGWDRYDKKAVKLAMQAFFTTGLGGMGLFGGVLVFGNATVGLGAEGAGIWRWSEMIAQSDELVRRLGEIGQHPQLLWAFVLMFIGAGTKSAQFPFHYWLPGAMAAPTPVSAFLHSATMVKAGVFLVGRLFPVFAALPLFPKLIIPLGAVTMLYGGVVALQQHDLKRIFAFTTVSQLGLLMAMYGVGAIQYHGQSAIDFDITQIANHAFYKAPLFIAAGAIGHVLSRDITKLNGAFYKHPAICGTMMLAALGLAALPGTISFQAKELFLYGVYHGIEAGNAALWIVLAMTVVTAICNVAICVRIWTTLLGLPGGMRESDGEPDHGHHHEHVHEHGLLAHMIWVPGALIVSLQFIGGIFPTLAWSRVLGLFEQPATAHNYFNSGGHYEGIPNLVDIATSLAHPSTPLICSIIAIVLGVTVGLAKPLRGSIGDFADRIYPAMYWLAVTGGGRCFRVIQTGNLKHYLLFVLGALLLGFGWAVQVDLASDNPGMLEVFSGDAAGKLFEYWPGILLGLIVCLTAILIPLTEVRIVRVLFLGACGFAVVGLYLVYQAPDLALTQLMFEIISVILFVIVLRLLPREKLAAITLGNKTWRIAVSCAIGGLFGWMTLIAATTDRSQTNPGAVPLGHTLAQHSYGNEAGLDTALGAPDAPNTRGGGGNNIVNVILVDFRGFDTLGEITVLGIAAMGVWSMLPHRRRRVGGKVVNDPHTAKGVAL, from the coding sequence ATGGCCTCGCAATGGATAGTCTTACTCGCGGTGCTCGCGCCGGCCGCCGTTGGGCTGGTGACGCTGTTCCTGCCGCGCCGCTGGATCGAGCCGCGCACCCTGCTCGCGACGCTGGGCCCGGCGATCGCGTTTGCGCTGCTGGTCGGCGTCGCGCTCGACAACCGCGATGCGCTGCAGGCGCAGCATGACTACGCCGCAGCGCAGTCGCACGCTCATGACGAACACACCGGCGAGCACCCCGCGAAGCCGCAAGCGGCGGAGCACGGTGCGCATCACGATGACGACCACGCCGACGCTGAGCCGGGAGCGGCAGCGAGCGAAGAAGCGCCGGGGACGCATGCGCATCCCCCTGCGCCGCCGACCACCGGCGAGATCAAGTGGATGCCCTCGCTCCACATCAACATCGCCTTCCTCACCGACGGGCTCGGGCTCTTCTTTGGCCTGCTCGTCAGCGGCATCGGCACGCTCATCATGCTCTACGCCCGGGGCTACTTCGGCCGCGCGGGACCGACGAGCGCGGATGACCTCTACCGCTTCTACCCCACGCTCGGCTTCTTCACCACCGCGATGCTCGGCGTCGTGCTCGCCGACTTCACCATCCTCACGCTGCTCTTCTGGGAGATGACGTCGATCAGTTCGTTCCTCCTGATCGGGTGGGACCGCTACGACAAGAAGGCCGTGAAGCTCGCGATGCAGGCGTTCTTCACGACCGGGCTGGGCGGGATGGGGCTGTTCGGCGGGGTGCTGGTGTTTGGCAACGCGACGGTCGGCCTTGGCGCAGAGGGCGCAGGGATCTGGCGGTGGAGCGAGATGATCGCGCAGAGTGATGAACTGGTCCGCCGACTCGGCGAGATCGGGCAACACCCACAACTGCTCTGGGCCTTCGTCCTCATGTTCATCGGTGCCGGCACCAAGTCCGCGCAGTTCCCGTTCCACTACTGGCTGCCCGGCGCGATGGCGGCGCCGACGCCCGTCTCCGCGTTCCTGCACTCGGCGACGATGGTCAAGGCCGGCGTGTTCCTCGTCGGCCGGCTGTTCCCCGTCTTCGCCGCGCTCCCCTTGTTCCCCAAGCTCATCATCCCGCTGGGCGCGGTCACCATGCTCTACGGCGGGGTCGTCGCGCTCCAGCAGCACGACCTCAAACGCATCTTCGCGTTCACCACCGTCAGCCAGCTCGGCCTGCTCATGGCGATGTACGGCGTCGGTGCGATCCAGTACCACGGCCAGTCCGCGATCGACTTCGACATCACCCAGATCGCAAACCACGCGTTCTACAAGGCCCCGCTCTTCATCGCGGCCGGCGCGATCGGGCACGTCCTCTCGCGCGACATCACCAAGCTCAACGGCGCGTTCTACAAACACCCCGCGATCTGCGGCACGATGATGCTCGCCGCGCTCGGGCTCGCCGCGCTGCCCGGGACGATCAGCTTCCAGGCCAAAGAGCTCTTCCTTTACGGCGTCTACCACGGCATCGAGGCGGGCAACGCCGCGCTCTGGATCGTCCTCGCGATGACCGTCGTCACCGCCATCTGCAACGTCGCGATCTGCGTCCGCATCTGGACCACACTGCTGGGCCTGCCCGGCGGGATGCGCGAATCCGATGGCGAGCCGGACCACGGCCATCACCATGAACACGTCCACGAGCACGGCCTGCTCGCGCACATGATCTGGGTGCCCGGCGCACTGATCGTCTCGCTCCAATTCATCGGCGGCATCTTCCCGACCCTCGCCTGGTCACGCGTCCTCGGCTTGTTCGAGCAGCCCGCCACCGCACACAACTACTTCAATAGCGGGGGTCACTACGAAGGCATCCCCAACCTCGTCGATATCGCCACAAGTCTCGCGCATCCGAGCACTCCGCTGATCTGCTCGATCATCGCCATTGTCCTCGGCGTCACCGTCGGCCTTGCTAAACCATTGCGCGGTTCGATCGGCGACTTCGCCGACCGCATCTACCCCGCGATGTACTGGCTCGCGGTCACGGGCGGCGGGCGGTGCTTCCGCGTGATCCAGACCGGCAACCTCAAGCACTACCTGCTGTTCGTCCTGGGCGCACTCCTGCTCGGGTTCGGCTGGGCGGTGCAGGTCGACCTCGCCAGCGACAACCCGGGCATGCTCGAAGTCTTCTCGGGCGACGCGGCGGGCAAGCTGTTCGAGTACTGGCCGGGCATCCTGCTCGGGCTGATCGTCTGCCTCACCGCGATCCTCATCCCGCTCACCGAGGTCCGCATCGTGCGCGTCCTGTTCCTGGGCGCTTGCGGCTTCGCGGTCGTCGGGCTCTACCTCGTCTACCAGGCACCCGACCTCGCGCTGACCCAGCTCATGTTCGAGATCATCTCGGTCATCCTGTTCGTCATCGTGCTGCGCCTGCTGCCACGCGAAAAACTTGCCGCGATCACACTGGGCAACAAGACCTGGCGCATCGCCGTGTCGTGCGCGATCGGCGGGCTGTTCGGCTGGATGACACTCATCGCGGCCACCACCGACCGGTCGCAGACCAACCCCGGTGCCGTGCCGCTTGGCCACACGCTTGCGCAGCACAGCTACGGTAACGAGGCCGGGCTCGACACCGCGCTGGGCGCACCCGACGCGCCCAACACGCGTGGCGGCGGGGGCAACAACATCGTCAACGTCATCCTCGTCGACTTCCGCGGATTCGATACGCTCGGCGAGATCACCGTCCTGGGCATCGCCGCGATGGGCGTCTGGTCCATGCTCCCCCACCGACGCCGACGCGTCGGCGGCAAGGTCGTCAACGACCCGCACACGGCCAAGGGGGTGGCGCTATGA
- a CDS encoding PilZ domain-containing protein, with amino-acid sequence MTQPLRLTTDDANSDSLFFERRRATRRRASGKVTAVYQAATDSDGPQRLITLQLNDLSDTGVGVTAPEPISVGSKITLFFPPHGNEPGFDLSGTVVRCHSIDDRHRLGIALSMAGTKMAG; translated from the coding sequence ATGACTCAGCCACTCCGCCTCACCACCGACGACGCGAACTCGGACTCGTTGTTCTTTGAGCGCCGCCGCGCTACTCGCCGCCGCGCGTCAGGCAAGGTCACCGCCGTATACCAGGCCGCGACCGATAGCGATGGCCCGCAACGCCTGATCACACTGCAACTCAACGACCTCTCGGATACTGGCGTCGGCGTCACCGCGCCCGAGCCGATCTCCGTGGGCAGCAAGATCACCCTCTTCTTCCCGCCCCACGGCAACGAGCCGGGCTTCGATCTGAGCGGCACCGTCGTCCGCTGCCACAGCATCGACGACAGACACCGCCTCGGGATCGCGCTGAGCATGGCGGGCACGAAGATGGCCGGCTGA
- a CDS encoding LamG domain-containing protein, which translates to MPDSRGRRQDKPNSPRDERQFRLMVEAHLDGTLTEDACAVLDGLLRDEPALRRVYVEVCLQDQITHRLLAPSPDVVLLAADDVEAQAGEEVDASGAVMASLIEEALRARRLKEVEERAQRELDASRSKELQLAQRRADALQAKRSAHPWHAPPWAVWGSLAAALFLAAWVGIALETNSSQPQPRADRQNQPADPLEQADTVAYVRGSIDARWGSDIPEELNFKSGQPVSLEAGLAQVVFRDGTTVILEGPVTIEPTGPRGLRLVSGRLSGSTSAQSGGFRVDTPDMVVTNQQADFGVYVHPRSGSQAVAFGGELTVDTRELSSSLEGSITQVRPGSSASAQAGSVRVVRADASGFVSGEEFEVRAAAVDGDAYSRWLAHSYELRRDPGVIAYYTFDHQDEAPRELLNRAMRTAGELDGTLGEGNNAMTMPRWVEGRFPDKGALRFGVVDQSRARTVVVEGFGGRVLGDTLTIAVWVRTPASRFTSGGGTLVSLRDTPVRHMSFQFSLFLRGDPYANRLQFGTGNELAVENANDSFTYSDPRTVSADDWHLAVVVYDPSGATFFLDGAQVSRSPSMGPLAVTRPSAALLLGTDPYMPNFNGTSRVEAFQGDIDELVILDRAMTRQEINDMYQIGRSDQQ; encoded by the coding sequence ATGCCTGACTCCCGCGGTCGCCGCCAAGACAAACCCAATAGCCCGCGCGATGAGCGGCAGTTTCGGCTGATGGTTGAGGCCCACCTGGATGGTACGCTCACCGAGGATGCCTGTGCGGTGCTGGACGGTTTGCTGCGTGATGAGCCCGCGCTTCGACGGGTTTATGTCGAGGTTTGTCTGCAAGACCAGATCACGCACCGGCTGCTGGCACCCTCGCCGGACGTCGTGCTGCTGGCTGCGGACGATGTGGAGGCGCAGGCGGGCGAAGAGGTCGACGCCAGCGGTGCGGTGATGGCGTCGCTGATTGAAGAAGCGCTGCGAGCACGCCGGCTGAAAGAAGTCGAGGAGCGTGCACAGCGCGAGCTGGATGCCTCGCGTTCCAAGGAACTGCAGCTCGCCCAGCGCCGCGCCGATGCACTGCAGGCCAAGCGTTCGGCTCACCCGTGGCACGCACCACCGTGGGCGGTCTGGGGCTCACTGGCCGCGGCGCTATTCCTGGCGGCATGGGTCGGGATCGCGCTTGAGACGAATTCAAGCCAGCCACAGCCCCGTGCCGATCGGCAGAATCAGCCCGCCGACCCGCTTGAACAAGCCGACACCGTGGCCTACGTCCGCGGCAGCATCGATGCACGCTGGGGAAGCGACATTCCCGAGGAACTCAACTTCAAATCGGGCCAGCCGGTCTCGCTCGAGGCGGGCTTGGCTCAGGTCGTGTTCCGGGACGGGACGACGGTGATCCTCGAAGGCCCGGTGACAATCGAGCCGACCGGGCCGCGTGGTCTCCGGCTGGTGTCGGGCCGGCTGTCCGGCTCGACGTCGGCGCAATCGGGGGGCTTCCGTGTCGATACGCCGGACATGGTGGTGACGAATCAACAGGCCGACTTCGGGGTCTACGTCCACCCCCGGTCCGGCTCGCAGGCGGTTGCTTTTGGCGGCGAGCTCACGGTCGATACGCGTGAGCTGTCCAGCAGCTTAGAGGGCTCTATTACGCAGGTCCGGCCGGGCTCCAGTGCGTCCGCCCAGGCGGGCAGCGTCCGGGTCGTCCGCGCTGACGCGAGCGGTTTTGTCTCTGGCGAAGAGTTTGAGGTCCGTGCCGCTGCGGTCGACGGAGACGCCTACAGTCGCTGGCTCGCCCATAGCTACGAGCTCCGGCGTGACCCGGGCGTAATCGCCTATTACACCTTCGACCACCAAGACGAAGCCCCCCGCGAGCTGCTCAACCGTGCCATGCGCACCGCCGGCGAACTCGACGGCACGCTGGGCGAAGGCAACAACGCGATGACGATGCCGCGATGGGTTGAGGGCCGGTTCCCCGACAAAGGCGCGCTGCGATTCGGCGTCGTCGACCAGTCGCGTGCAAGGACTGTCGTGGTCGAGGGCTTCGGCGGCCGGGTCCTCGGCGACACGCTCACGATCGCGGTCTGGGTCAGGACCCCGGCGAGCAGATTCACCTCCGGCGGGGGTACGCTGGTCTCGCTGCGCGACACACCGGTGCGGCATATGTCGTTCCAGTTCTCTCTGTTCCTGCGTGGCGACCCCTACGCAAATCGCTTGCAGTTCGGGACAGGCAATGAGTTAGCAGTGGAAAATGCTAACGACAGCTTTACGTACTCCGACCCCCGCACCGTATCTGCGGATGACTGGCACCTCGCCGTGGTCGTCTATGACCCATCCGGCGCGACATTCTTCCTCGATGGCGCACAGGTCAGCCGATCGCCTTCGATGGGCCCACTGGCGGTGACGCGTCCCTCGGCCGCGCTGCTCCTGGGCACTGACCCGTACATGCCCAACTTCAACGGCACCAGCCGGGTCGAGGCCTTCCAGGGCGATATCGACGAGCTCGTCATCCTCGACCGCGCGATGACACGCCAAGAAATCAACGACATGTATCAGATCGGGCGTTCCGATCAGCAATAG
- a CDS encoding beta-hydroxyacyl-ACP dehydratase, which yields MAPSLLYDLSQHDLNRQVQDVAFIESVNPHRGDMRLLDGIIWEDIPNSRAIAYKDVRDDEFWVPGHIPGRPIFPGVLMVEAAAQLASYLTLRLFEELDFLGFAGVDAVKFRGTVVPGDRLYILIEGTNMKPRRSICNAQGIVGDRLVFEAKITGMPV from the coding sequence ATGGCACCGTCACTCCTCTACGACCTCTCGCAGCACGACCTCAATCGGCAGGTCCAGGACGTCGCGTTCATCGAGTCTGTCAACCCCCACCGCGGGGACATGCGGCTGCTTGATGGCATCATCTGGGAGGATATCCCAAACTCGCGGGCCATCGCGTACAAGGATGTCCGTGACGACGAGTTCTGGGTCCCGGGCCATATCCCGGGGCGACCGATCTTCCCAGGCGTCCTCATGGTCGAGGCGGCGGCGCAGCTCGCGTCCTACCTGACCCTCCGGCTGTTCGAGGAACTCGACTTCCTCGGCTTCGCCGGCGTCGACGCCGTCAAGTTCCGCGGGACGGTCGTGCCCGGCGATCGGCTGTACATCCTCATCGAGGGGACGAACATGAAGCCCCGCCGATCCATCTGCAACGCCCAGGGCATCGTCGGCGACCGGCTCGTCTTCGAGGCGAAGATCACCGGCATGCCGGTGTGA
- a CDS encoding NADH-quinone oxidoreductase subunit K translates to MTFVLAICVAVTFGVSIYLMLGRELKGIAMGVFLMSHAANLSIIAMSGSPIQPKQQVQHDGAVAAELLPAAVKKPPVLESHEPLAQPLAQIVDPLPQALILTAIVIGFGVMAFLLTLIVVTSRTTQTIEIEDLANEPGKPAPDQGNAEG, encoded by the coding sequence ATGACCTTTGTCCTCGCAATCTGTGTGGCGGTGACGTTTGGCGTGAGCATCTACCTGATGCTCGGGCGCGAGCTCAAGGGGATCGCCATGGGCGTGTTCCTGATGAGCCACGCGGCAAACCTCTCGATCATCGCGATGAGCGGCTCGCCCATCCAACCGAAGCAGCAGGTGCAACACGACGGCGCAGTCGCCGCCGAGCTGCTGCCCGCCGCGGTGAAAAAGCCGCCGGTCCTGGAGAGCCACGAGCCGCTCGCCCAGCCGTTGGCGCAGATCGTCGACCCGCTGCCCCAGGCGCTGATCCTCACCGCGATCGTCATTGGCTTCGGCGTGATGGCCTTCCTGCTCACGCTCATCGTCGTGACCAGCCGGACCACGCAGACCATCGAGATCGAGGACCTCGCCAACGAACCCGGCAAACCCGCCCCCGACCAAGGAAACGCTGAAGGATGA
- a CDS encoding sigma-70 family RNA polymerase sigma factor, with translation MPVAEADLMRVLLREQPRLLAYIRSIVANQHLAEDVFQDVSVLALQARAELESEMHLSHWLRRTARHKALSAAQKKANRVHSLSQQTLDLLENEWDQAEQVDLAEQVRKLEYCVDRLPESGRRLIQMRYREGLSGKAIAERIGRKTEAVYMALSRLRVALKKCVETGKMGVNQDA, from the coding sequence ATGCCCGTTGCCGAAGCCGACCTGATGCGTGTTTTGTTGCGAGAGCAGCCTCGGCTGTTGGCGTACATCCGCTCGATCGTCGCGAACCAGCACCTGGCCGAGGATGTGTTTCAGGACGTCTCGGTGCTTGCCTTGCAGGCGCGGGCCGAGCTCGAATCCGAAATGCACCTGAGCCATTGGCTTCGGCGGACCGCTCGGCACAAGGCGCTTAGCGCCGCGCAGAAGAAGGCCAACCGGGTCCACTCCCTGAGCCAGCAGACGCTGGACCTCTTGGAGAACGAGTGGGACCAGGCCGAGCAGGTCGATCTCGCCGAGCAGGTGCGCAAGCTGGAGTATTGCGTCGACCGTTTGCCCGAGTCGGGCCGCCGTCTGATCCAGATGCGCTACCGCGAAGGGCTGTCGGGCAAGGCAATCGCCGAGCGCATCGGCCGAAAGACCGAGGCGGTGTATATGGCCCTGTCGCGTCTGCGCGTGGCGCTGAAAAAGTGCGTCGAGACCGGGAAGATGGGGGTGAACCAGGATGCCTGA
- a CDS encoding PEP-CTERM sorting domain-containing protein has protein sequence MMIRTTTAALLSAAVCTFGANAAITQVALDYNFNGIVHANEAGIPDDPNGYRSISDRGLDFSSGVPSHAVLNNYNLVGTAGDLDIVHLGNRNQTSGGIWTFEASPGANPSGDIGVQPNWLPVVDQTGPQTTTLGAPVTLGAGASASFLFQASNGGGTFDVVIGFQGGGSTTATLTAPDWFGPFDGQPNIGAFAGTAGVDTANPDATLTLTEETVDLSGFAGQDVVSISFQNGDHSGGAAYAILGANIDTVPEPGSLALLGLGGLALLRRRR, from the coding sequence ATGATGATTCGAACAACCACCGCCGCTCTATTGTCCGCCGCCGTCTGCACTTTCGGGGCTAACGCCGCCATCACGCAGGTCGCACTGGACTACAACTTCAACGGCATCGTCCATGCGAACGAAGCCGGTATTCCCGACGATCCCAACGGCTATCGGTCGATCTCCGACCGTGGTCTGGACTTCTCTTCGGGCGTCCCCAGCCACGCGGTCCTGAACAACTACAACCTGGTCGGTACCGCAGGCGACTTGGATATCGTCCACTTGGGCAACCGCAACCAAACCAGCGGTGGGATCTGGACGTTCGAGGCGAGCCCGGGCGCAAACCCCTCTGGCGACATCGGCGTCCAGCCCAACTGGTTGCCGGTCGTCGATCAGACCGGCCCACAGACGACGACCCTTGGTGCCCCAGTGACGCTTGGCGCGGGTGCCAGTGCCAGCTTCCTATTCCAGGCCAGCAACGGTGGCGGCACCTTCGACGTTGTCATCGGCTTCCAGGGCGGCGGCAGCACGACAGCGACCCTGACCGCGCCCGACTGGTTCGGACCGTTTGATGGCCAGCCCAACATCGGCGCTTTCGCAGGCACCGCCGGCGTGGATACCGCCAACCCCGATGCGACACTGACCCTGACCGAGGAGACGGTCGACCTCAGCGGCTTTGCCGGTCAGGATGTGGTTTCGATCTCGTTCCAGAACGGGGACCACTCCGGCGGCGCGGCCTATGCCATCCTGGGTGCCAATATCGACACCGTCCCCGAGCCCGGCTCGCTCGCGCTGCTCGGACTCGGCGGCCTCGCGCTGCTTCGTCGTCGGCGATAA
- a CDS encoding Gfo/Idh/MocA family oxidoreductase — MPKTLNIALIGSKFMGRTHSNAYLNVAKFFDVPITPVMHTIAARDAEDLAKFAPRWGWLKFTTRWKDVCEDENIGLVDVGTPNHVHAEQAIAALEAGKHVACEKPLAGTLDDARQMLGAAKAARKSKTFVWYNYRRVPAIAFAHQLVNEGKLGRIYHVRAAYLQDWGGPDTPLLWRFKGKEAGSGAHGDLNAHIIDMARFITGDEITEVVGAIEETFIKKREIIESSGGAIAGKGAKKSDKKRYGRSTVDDAVMFLARFKKGAIATFEASRLSTGDKNANRIEIHGEKGAIRFNFERMNEIEWYDNTLPDKMQGWNTINVTRGDGSAKGHPYVGNWWPASHIIGYEHGFVNQAADMMSVIANKKPVVPVCDFADAYQTQRVLHAVIESARNRCPVPLSEVK, encoded by the coding sequence ATGCCCAAGACTCTCAACATCGCGCTCATCGGCTCCAAGTTCATGGGCCGGACCCACTCCAACGCGTACCTCAACGTGGCGAAGTTTTTTGATGTACCGATCACACCCGTGATGCACACGATCGCGGCCCGCGACGCCGAGGACCTCGCGAAGTTCGCGCCGCGCTGGGGCTGGCTTAAGTTCACTACGCGCTGGAAAGACGTGTGCGAGGACGAAAACATCGGGCTGGTCGATGTTGGCACACCCAACCATGTCCACGCCGAGCAGGCCATCGCCGCGCTCGAAGCGGGCAAGCACGTCGCCTGCGAGAAGCCCCTGGCCGGGACGCTCGACGACGCCCGGCAGATGCTCGGGGCCGCGAAAGCCGCCCGCAAGTCCAAGACGTTCGTCTGGTACAACTACCGACGTGTCCCCGCGATCGCGTTCGCGCACCAGTTGGTCAACGAGGGCAAGCTCGGCCGGATCTACCATGTCCGCGCCGCGTACCTCCAGGACTGGGGCGGGCCCGACACGCCGCTGCTCTGGCGATTCAAGGGCAAGGAGGCCGGCTCGGGGGCGCACGGCGACCTCAACGCCCACATCATCGACATGGCCCGGTTCATCACCGGCGACGAGATCACCGAGGTCGTCGGCGCGATCGAAGAGACCTTCATCAAGAAGCGTGAGATCATCGAGAGCAGTGGTGGGGCGATCGCCGGCAAGGGCGCGAAGAAATCTGACAAGAAGCGATACGGCCGATCGACGGTGGACGACGCCGTGATGTTCCTCGCCCGGTTCAAGAAGGGTGCCATCGCCACCTTCGAGGCCAGCCGGCTCTCGACGGGCGACAAGAACGCCAACCGCATCGAGATCCACGGCGAGAAGGGCGCGATCCGCTTCAACTTCGAGCGCATGAACGAGATCGAGTGGTACGACAACACGCTTCCCGACAAGATGCAGGGCTGGAACACGATCAACGTCACCCGCGGTGACGGCTCGGCCAAAGGCCACCCCTATGTCGGCAACTGGTGGCCCGCATCGCACATCATCGGGTACGAGCACGGCTTCGTGAACCAGGCCGCGGATATGATGAGTGTCATCGCCAACAAGAAGCCGGTCGTCCCGGTCTGCGACTTCGCGGACGCCTACCAGACCCAACGCGTCCTCCACGCCGTGATTGAGTCGGCACGCAACCGCTGTCCGGTGCCCCTGTCCGAGGTGAAGTAG